One genomic window of Halorubrum hochsteinianum includes the following:
- a CDS encoding DEAD/DEAH box helicase family protein: MDVRLRYEDGTIRVDADADLASDALPPLPGVETDPRTGTARAPAHRYAELRRALRVAGIGVDDRVLDASDRAAEAAGLPEALATDYDLREYQRDALDAWRDAGDRGVIELPTGAGKTVIAIRAMVELGVPTLVVVPTVDLLDQWQRELDREFDVPIGRFGGGEQRREAITVSTYDSAYFKADGVGDAFEFVVFDEVHHLGGEGYRDAARLLAAPARLGLTATFERPDGAHEAVAELVGDRAYALDVDDLAGGHLAPYDIRRIEVELTDAERERYDEKQGTFVEYVRDAGITFSSGSDYQELVKRSGNDPAAREALLAKQDAREIMMNASRKVDRLAEILDRHRDDRVIVFTAHTDLVYRLSERFLLPAITAETGARERREILDRFRDGTYGRVVAANVLDEGVDVPDANVAVVLSGSGSEREFTQRLGRVLRPKDDGGRALLYELVSAETAEERVASRRR; the protein is encoded by the coding sequence ATGGACGTCCGGCTGCGCTACGAGGACGGCACGATCCGGGTCGACGCGGACGCCGACCTCGCGTCCGACGCGCTCCCGCCGCTGCCCGGCGTCGAGACGGACCCGCGTACGGGCACGGCGCGCGCCCCCGCGCACCGCTACGCCGAACTCCGGCGAGCGCTCCGGGTGGCCGGGATCGGCGTCGACGACCGGGTCCTCGACGCGAGCGACCGCGCCGCCGAGGCGGCCGGGCTGCCGGAGGCGCTCGCCACCGACTACGACCTCCGCGAGTACCAGCGCGACGCGCTCGACGCGTGGCGTGACGCCGGCGACCGCGGCGTGATCGAACTGCCGACCGGCGCGGGAAAGACGGTGATCGCGATCCGCGCGATGGTCGAACTCGGCGTGCCGACGCTCGTCGTCGTCCCGACAGTCGACCTCTTAGACCAGTGGCAGCGCGAACTGGACCGCGAGTTCGACGTGCCCATCGGCCGGTTCGGCGGCGGGGAGCAGCGCCGCGAGGCGATCACGGTGTCGACGTACGACTCCGCGTACTTCAAGGCGGACGGCGTCGGCGACGCCTTCGAGTTCGTCGTCTTCGACGAGGTCCACCACCTCGGCGGCGAGGGGTACCGAGACGCCGCGCGGCTGCTCGCGGCCCCCGCGCGCCTCGGTCTCACCGCCACCTTCGAGCGCCCCGACGGCGCTCACGAGGCGGTCGCGGAGCTGGTCGGCGACCGCGCCTACGCGCTCGACGTCGACGACCTCGCCGGCGGCCACCTCGCGCCCTACGACATCCGGCGGATCGAGGTGGAGTTGACCGACGCGGAACGCGAGCGCTACGACGAGAAGCAGGGGACGTTCGTCGAGTACGTCCGCGACGCCGGAATCACGTTTTCGAGCGGAAGCGACTACCAGGAACTGGTCAAACGCTCCGGCAACGACCCCGCCGCCCGCGAGGCGCTCCTGGCGAAACAGGACGCCCGCGAGATCATGATGAACGCGAGTCGCAAGGTCGACCGGCTCGCGGAGATCCTCGACCGCCACCGCGACGACCGCGTGATCGTGTTCACGGCCCACACAGACCTCGTCTACCGGCTCTCCGAGCGGTTCCTGTTGCCCGCGATCACCGCCGAGACGGGCGCGAGGGAGCGCCGCGAGATCCTCGACCGCTTCCGCGACGGCACCTACGGACGGGTCGTCGCCGCCAACGTCCTCGACGAGGGCGTCGACGTGCCGGACGCGAACGTCGCGGTCGTGCTGTCCGGGTCGGGCAGCGAGCGCGAGTTTACCCAGAGGCTCGGCCGCGTCCTCCGCCCGAAGGACGACGGCGGGCGGGCGCTCCTCTACGAACTCGTCAGCGCCGAGACCGCCGAGGAGCGGGTGGCCAGTCGGCGGCGATAG
- a CDS encoding alpha/beta hydrolase, whose protein sequence is MRADALDPDLAAAIAEIESLGLLSWSDLSVAAARELEDDLFSGPPEPPVADVRDLAFGGPHGEVPLRIYRPESAAATTAATSDAAGASEARALVHLHGGGWTLGTLDSVDGICRELAVRGDAVVVSVDYRLAPKHPFPVAVDEAAAAVEWVVETAGALGVDPDRVGVSGTSAGGALAVAASLRARDIGDSPTPAGQFLLYPIAGRDFETDSYRENADGPLLTRADMRWFYERYLRSPVDAANPYAVPLRAGDLGDLPPATVVTAGFDPLRDDGVALAERFEREGTPVRHRHYPAMAHGFCSLADRVPTAETALSAVAADVRERL, encoded by the coding sequence ATGCGCGCGGACGCACTCGACCCGGATCTGGCCGCGGCGATCGCCGAGATCGAGTCGCTGGGGCTGCTCTCGTGGAGCGACCTCTCCGTCGCGGCCGCCCGGGAACTCGAAGACGACCTGTTCTCCGGCCCGCCCGAGCCGCCCGTCGCCGACGTCCGCGACCTCGCGTTCGGCGGCCCCCACGGCGAGGTTCCTCTCAGGATCTATCGCCCCGAGAGCGCGGCGGCGACGACCGCCGCGACGAGCGACGCCGCCGGCGCGTCGGAAGCCCGCGCTCTCGTTCACCTCCACGGCGGCGGCTGGACGCTCGGCACGCTCGACTCGGTCGACGGGATCTGCCGCGAACTCGCGGTTCGGGGCGACGCGGTCGTGGTCTCCGTCGACTACCGGCTCGCCCCCAAACACCCGTTCCCGGTCGCCGTCGACGAGGCTGCCGCGGCGGTCGAGTGGGTCGTCGAGACGGCGGGGGCGCTCGGCGTCGACCCCGACCGGGTCGGCGTCTCGGGGACCAGCGCCGGCGGCGCGCTCGCGGTCGCCGCGTCGCTCCGAGCCCGCGATATCGGCGACTCGCCGACGCCGGCCGGACAGTTCCTCCTCTATCCGATCGCCGGCCGCGACTTCGAGACGGACTCCTACCGGGAGAACGCGGACGGCCCCCTGCTCACCCGCGCGGACATGCGGTGGTTCTACGAGCGGTACCTGCGGAGCCCGGTCGACGCCGCGAACCCCTACGCGGTCCCGCTCCGGGCGGGAGACCTCGGCGACCTCCCGCCCGCGACGGTCGTCACCGCCGGGTTCGACCCCCTGCGCGACGACGGCGTCGCGCTCGCGGAGCGGTTCGAGCGCGAGGGGACCCCCGTCCGACACCGGCACTACCCGGCGATGGCGCACGGGTTCTGTAGCCTCGCGGACCGGGTGCCGACGGCGGAGACGGCGCTGTCGGCGGTCGCGGCTGACGTGCGGGAGCGTTTATAA
- a CDS encoding universal stress protein: MYDNVLLPTDGSVGVDRAIDHAIDAAGRYDATLHVLYVVDSGVVNAYSGDEFVDGAEGAEETLEETGREAIEAVAALANDAGVEAVTAMRYGAPHEEILRYVDEEDVDLTVMGSKTRSGDYRRMLGSVTERVSRQSTAPVSIVKTTVDA, from the coding sequence ATGTACGACAACGTACTCCTCCCGACCGACGGCAGCGTCGGCGTCGACCGCGCGATCGACCACGCGATCGACGCCGCTGGCCGCTACGACGCGACCCTTCACGTCCTCTACGTCGTCGACAGCGGCGTGGTGAACGCCTACTCCGGCGACGAGTTCGTCGACGGGGCCGAGGGCGCGGAGGAGACGCTCGAAGAGACCGGGCGCGAGGCGATAGAGGCCGTCGCCGCGCTCGCCAACGACGCCGGCGTTGAGGCGGTCACCGCGATGCGGTACGGCGCGCCCCACGAGGAGATCCTCCGGTACGTCGACGAGGAGGACGTCGACCTCACGGTGATGGGGTCGAAGACGCGCTCGGGCGACTACCGCCGGATGCTCGGCTCCGTCACCGAGCGCGTCTCCCGGCAGTCGACCGCGCCGGTGAGCATCGTGAAGACGACCGTCGACGCCTGA
- a CDS encoding amidohydrolase, whose product MTEAADRIFVNGEVHTLADPEDGGEAVHEAVAVRDGAIVRTGRTHDVELLAGVDTDVVDLDGRVLLPGFVDAHTHLTTVGRYLVHADLSEADSPEAAVDLLGERAAEVKGEGSGTESAETDDWVLGYGYDESTWEESRYLTREDLDRVSTERPVAAFREDMHVAAVNGVVLDRFADALADVPDETVPTDGDGEPTGVLLEAAIDPIYEAVEPDREETREVVEAALDGCAARGITGFHDMVRNSHAPRVYRDLDAAGELTARVRINYWSDHLDALDEVGLATNAGSGRVETGAIKSYTDGSLGGRTARLSEPYADAPGETGQWVVDPEELRETVAAATDAGFQFTAHAIGDEAIAAVLDAYEEASRTDPGEARHRIEHVELADDDAIERLAETGVVASVQPNFLKWAGEGGLYEDRLGPERTAETNRYREMLDAGVRLAFGSDGMPMDPLVGVHHAVNAPAEVQRLTVTEALRAYASGAAYAGFDEDRLGTIEPGKRADLVALDASPWERSDAIDDIDVALTVVDGEAVFDDR is encoded by the coding sequence ATGACAGAGGCGGCGGACCGGATCTTCGTGAACGGGGAGGTACACACGCTCGCGGACCCCGAGGACGGCGGCGAAGCGGTCCACGAGGCCGTCGCGGTGCGCGACGGCGCGATCGTTCGGACCGGGCGCACGCACGACGTGGAACTGCTCGCGGGCGTCGACACCGACGTGGTCGACCTCGACGGACGCGTCCTCCTGCCCGGGTTCGTCGACGCGCACACCCACCTGACCACCGTCGGCCGCTACCTCGTCCACGCCGACCTCTCCGAGGCCGACTCGCCCGAGGCCGCCGTCGACCTGCTCGGCGAGCGCGCGGCGGAAGTGAAAGGCGAGGGGAGCGGGACTGAGAGCGCCGAGACCGACGACTGGGTGCTGGGCTACGGCTACGACGAGTCGACGTGGGAGGAGTCGCGCTACCTCACCCGCGAGGACCTCGACCGCGTCTCCACGGAGCGCCCGGTCGCGGCGTTCCGCGAGGACATGCACGTCGCGGCGGTCAACGGCGTCGTCCTCGACCGGTTCGCGGACGCGCTCGCCGACGTCCCCGACGAGACGGTCCCCACCGACGGGGACGGCGAGCCGACGGGCGTCCTGCTCGAAGCCGCGATCGACCCGATCTACGAGGCGGTCGAACCCGATCGCGAGGAGACGCGCGAGGTCGTCGAGGCCGCGCTCGACGGCTGCGCCGCCCGCGGGATCACCGGCTTCCACGACATGGTCCGGAACTCCCACGCCCCGCGCGTCTACCGCGATCTCGACGCCGCCGGGGAGCTGACCGCCCGCGTCCGGATCAATTACTGGAGCGACCACCTCGACGCGCTCGACGAGGTCGGCCTCGCCACGAACGCCGGGAGCGGCCGGGTCGAGACCGGCGCGATCAAGTCGTACACGGACGGGAGCCTCGGCGGGCGGACCGCCCGCCTCTCGGAGCCGTACGCGGACGCCCCCGGGGAGACCGGACAGTGGGTCGTCGACCCCGAGGAGCTGCGCGAGACGGTAGCGGCCGCAACCGACGCGGGCTTCCAGTTCACCGCGCACGCCATCGGCGACGAGGCGATCGCGGCCGTGTTGGACGCCTACGAGGAAGCCTCGCGGACGGACCCGGGCGAGGCCCGCCACCGGATCGAACACGTCGAACTGGCCGACGACGACGCGATCGAGCGGCTCGCGGAGACCGGCGTCGTCGCCAGCGTCCAGCCGAACTTCCTGAAGTGGGCGGGCGAGGGCGGCCTCTACGAGGATCGACTCGGCCCGGAGCGCACCGCCGAGACGAACCGCTACCGCGAGATGCTCGACGCCGGGGTTCGGCTCGCGTTCGGCTCCGACGGGATGCCGATGGACCCGCTCGTCGGCGTCCACCACGCGGTCAACGCGCCCGCCGAGGTCCAGCGGCTCACCGTCACCGAGGCGCTGCGCGCGTACGCGAGCGGTGCCGCCTACGCCGGCTTCGACGAGGACCGACTCGGGACGATCGAACCGGGCAAGCGGGCCGACCTCGTCGCGCTCGACGCGTCGCCGTGGGAGCGGTCCGACGCGATCGACGACATCGATGTCGCCCTGACGGTCGTCGACGGCGAGGCCGTGTTCGACGACCGCTGA
- the speB gene encoding agmatinase, producing MFPGATTDRETASYVVVGAPLDATTTFQPGTRFGPDRVRRFAETYDDYDRRTDSRFSALGVHDAGDVRPWDDQREYLDHLAAELRSVVYDDAVPLLVGGEHTVSYAGADAVDPDVLVVCDAHLDLRSDYDGNPWNHACVTRRCLDDLGVDRAVIVGARTGSEAEWDRAADADVEVVAPEDAREWIDALDGDAFAGESVYCSVDVDGLDPAYAPGTGTMEPFGLEPREVRDLVRAVAPGADGFDVVEVNDRDDGQAAAVAGKLLREFAYSHAAATR from the coding sequence ATGTTCCCCGGAGCGACGACGGACCGCGAAACTGCTTCGTACGTGGTCGTCGGCGCTCCGCTCGACGCCACGACCACCTTTCAGCCGGGCACCCGGTTCGGACCGGACCGGGTCCGGCGATTCGCCGAGACGTACGACGACTACGACCGCCGCACCGACAGCCGCTTCTCCGCGCTCGGCGTCCACGACGCCGGCGACGTGCGCCCGTGGGACGACCAGCGCGAGTACCTCGACCACCTCGCCGCCGAACTGCGGAGCGTCGTCTACGACGACGCCGTCCCCCTGCTCGTCGGCGGCGAGCACACCGTCAGCTACGCGGGCGCCGACGCCGTCGACCCCGACGTCCTCGTCGTCTGTGACGCTCACCTCGACCTCCGGAGCGACTACGACGGGAACCCGTGGAACCACGCCTGCGTCACGCGCCGGTGTCTCGACGACCTCGGCGTCGACCGCGCCGTGATCGTCGGCGCGCGGACCGGCTCCGAGGCCGAGTGGGACCGCGCCGCCGACGCCGACGTGGAGGTCGTCGCGCCCGAGGACGCCCGCGAGTGGATCGACGCGCTCGACGGCGACGCGTTCGCCGGCGAGTCGGTGTACTGCTCCGTCGACGTCGACGGCCTCGACCCGGCCTACGCCCCCGGAACCGGAACGATGGAGCCGTTCGGACTCGAACCGCGGGAGGTCCGCGACCTCGTCCGGGCGGTCGCGCCCGGCGCGGACGGGTTCGACGTCGTCGAGGTGAACGACCGCGACGACGGGCAGGCGGCGGCGGTGGCCGGGAAACTGCTGCGGGAGTTCGCGTACTCGCACGCGGCTGCGACACGCTGA
- a CDS encoding translation initiation factor IF-5A, which produces MPREQKQVRELQEGSYVMMDDAPCKIDHYSTAKPGKHGSAKARVEGKGVFDDKKRSLSQPVDAKVWVPIIQRKQGQVVNVSGDEVQVMDLDTYDTFTMRIPEGEDFASDDNIEYLDYEGQRKILG; this is translated from the coding sequence ATGCCGCGAGAGCAGAAGCAGGTTCGCGAACTCCAGGAGGGCAGCTACGTGATGATGGACGACGCGCCCTGTAAGATCGACCATTACAGCACCGCCAAGCCCGGCAAACACGGCAGCGCCAAGGCCCGAGTCGAGGGCAAGGGCGTCTTCGACGACAAGAAGCGCTCGCTCTCACAGCCGGTCGACGCGAAGGTGTGGGTCCCGATCATCCAGCGGAAGCAGGGACAGGTCGTCAACGTCAGCGGTGACGAGGTCCAGGTGATGGACCTGGACACCTACGACACGTTCACGATGCGGATCCCCGAGGGCGAGGACTTCGCCTCGGACGACAACATCGAGTACCTCGACTACGAGGGCCAACGGAAGATCCTCGGGTAA
- a CDS encoding aminotransferase class I/II-fold pyridoxal phosphate-dependent enzyme: MRIDPFGLERWFAEHEHEADIMLAESGIRSLDASRFDLDPGKLGYVIPTNGDPEFRASVGDRYDRSADEVLFTCGTQEANFLTFLSLLGDEGPVDGGGGGDESDAPPVGVGSGTHAVVVTPTYQALHAVPDAFGDVTRVELEPPEWELDPEAIADAARDDTAVIVVNNPNNPTGQYHDEAAMRAAYDVAVDRDAYLLCDEVYRLLAEEPQPPVASYGAHGISTTSLTKAYGLAGLRFGWIAGPEPVVERAWRWKDYTTISPSLFGQHVAKQALGRREDRILSENRELAADHRDRVADWVDEHDLDWLDPVGVNAFVTVPDGFDDAESFCRTVVEEASVVLAPGHLFGFPERFRIGFGLPTDELEEGLDRVSRVIEAEGDRSDGGGASAEGDAATRSGGDD, encoded by the coding sequence ATGCGCATCGACCCGTTCGGCCTCGAACGCTGGTTCGCGGAGCACGAACACGAGGCCGACATCATGCTGGCGGAAAGCGGCATCCGGTCGCTCGACGCGAGTCGGTTCGACCTCGACCCGGGGAAACTCGGCTACGTCATCCCGACGAACGGCGACCCCGAGTTCCGGGCGTCGGTCGGCGACCGCTACGACCGGTCCGCCGACGAGGTGCTCTTCACCTGCGGCACGCAGGAGGCGAACTTCCTGACGTTCCTCTCGCTGCTCGGCGACGAGGGCCCGGTCGACGGGGGAGGGGGCGGCGACGAGTCGGACGCCCCGCCGGTCGGCGTCGGCTCCGGCACCCACGCCGTCGTCGTCACGCCGACGTATCAGGCGCTCCACGCCGTCCCGGACGCGTTCGGCGACGTGACCCGCGTCGAGTTGGAGCCGCCGGAGTGGGAGCTGGACCCCGAGGCGATCGCCGACGCGGCCCGCGACGACACCGCTGTGATCGTCGTCAACAACCCGAACAACCCGACCGGGCAGTACCACGACGAGGCCGCCATGCGGGCGGCCTACGACGTGGCGGTCGATCGCGACGCCTACCTGCTCTGTGACGAGGTGTACCGCCTGCTCGCCGAGGAGCCACAGCCGCCGGTCGCGAGCTACGGCGCGCACGGCATCTCGACGACCAGCCTCACGAAGGCGTACGGGCTCGCCGGCCTCCGGTTCGGCTGGATCGCCGGTCCCGAGCCGGTGGTCGAGCGCGCGTGGCGCTGGAAGGACTACACGACCATCTCGCCGAGCCTGTTCGGACAGCACGTCGCCAAGCAGGCGCTCGGGCGGCGCGAGGACCGGATCCTCTCGGAGAACCGCGAACTGGCGGCCGACCACCGCGACCGCGTCGCCGACTGGGTGGACGAACACGACCTCGACTGGCTCGACCCCGTCGGCGTCAACGCGTTCGTCACGGTCCCCGACGGCTTCGACGACGCCGAGTCGTTCTGTCGGACGGTCGTCGAGGAGGCGAGCGTCGTCCTCGCGCCCGGTCACCTGTTCGGCTTCCCGGAACGGTTCCGGATCGGGTTCGGCCTCCCGACTGACGAACTGGAGGAGGGACTCGACCGCGTGAGCCGCGTGATCGAGGCGGAGGGCGACCGGAGCGACGGCGGCGGCGCGTCCGCCGAGGGCGACGCGGCGACCCGGAGCGGGGGTGACGACTGA
- a CDS encoding AI-2E family transporter, protein MVLNRQRLLGVLLVALAALAAAVLAEVLRTVVFAVTVAYVLYPLRQRLVGRGLSRRIACAVATAVAFAGATLLVAPLLYALYRRRSQLIAILEQIPDIVPISVGGFETVVEIAPFVAAAETWIRGVAIAVAGAAPVLVLELVVFTFLVYGILYRPGAVGTAVFGIVPAEYHDIPARLHKRTRETLYSIYVLQAATAAGTFVLALAVFRALGYGSPVLLAVIAGILQFIPVVGPSVLVVALGAGDLLVGKTGRAVAVLVIGLVVVAFVPDAVIRTQLADWTGKISPGLYFVGFVGGILTLGAVGVIVGPLVVSLLLEVIDMLSEHGASSGSAAAATEPVEEGADSAE, encoded by the coding sequence ATGGTTCTCAACCGGCAACGGCTGCTGGGCGTGCTGCTCGTCGCCCTGGCAGCGCTCGCGGCGGCCGTGCTGGCGGAGGTGCTGCGGACGGTCGTGTTCGCGGTCACCGTCGCGTACGTCCTGTATCCGCTCCGGCAGCGGCTCGTCGGTCGCGGCCTCTCGCGTCGGATCGCGTGCGCCGTCGCCACCGCCGTCGCGTTCGCCGGAGCCACTCTCCTCGTCGCGCCGCTGCTGTACGCGCTGTACCGACGGCGCTCGCAGCTGATCGCGATTCTGGAGCAGATCCCGGACATCGTCCCGATCAGCGTCGGCGGCTTCGAGACGGTCGTCGAGATCGCGCCGTTCGTCGCGGCCGCCGAGACGTGGATCCGGGGGGTCGCGATCGCGGTCGCGGGCGCGGCACCGGTCCTCGTCTTGGAACTCGTCGTGTTCACCTTCCTCGTGTACGGCATCCTGTACCGGCCGGGTGCGGTCGGGACGGCGGTCTTCGGTATCGTCCCGGCCGAGTACCACGACATCCCGGCTCGACTCCACAAGCGGACGCGGGAGACGCTGTACTCGATCTACGTGCTACAGGCCGCGACCGCGGCGGGCACGTTCGTCCTCGCGCTCGCGGTGTTCCGGGCGCTGGGCTACGGCTCGCCGGTCCTGTTGGCCGTCATCGCAGGCATCCTCCAGTTCATTCCCGTCGTCGGCCCGAGCGTCCTCGTCGTCGCGCTCGGGGCCGGCGACCTCCTCGTCGGCAAGACCGGTCGGGCGGTCGCCGTGCTCGTGATCGGGCTCGTCGTCGTCGCGTTCGTGCCCGACGCGGTGATCCGGACGCAGCTGGCCGACTGGACCGGGAAGATCTCTCCCGGCCTCTACTTCGTCGGATTCGTCGGCGGCATCCTCACGCTCGGTGCCGTCGGGGTCATCGTCGGCCCGCTCGTCGTGTCGCTGCTGCTCGAAGTGATCGACATGCTCTCGGAACACGGCGCGTCGTCCGGATCTGCCGCGGCGGCGACCGAGCCGGTCGAGGAGGGCGCGGACTCGGCGGAGTGA
- a CDS encoding succinic semialdehyde dehydrogenase, which translates to MSSTDPPTAVGDAPTLSARRLDGLGDRVARSRPANDGDGDEADGGDTGDGDTERDAIDVFAPATDERIGRVPACDAADVERAVERAREAQAAWAETPVTERARIVDRFGDLVADRREELLDVLQLETGKSRRTAVEELFDVPTGCSYVAREAPDALAEERRRGVAPGITTATVTREPVGVVGVISPWNYPLTLSMADAIPALAAGNAVVLKPDEKTPYGALLLSELLEVAGLPDDLFQVVTGEGPTVGPPLVDAVDYVAFTGSTATGRIIAERAGRNLIGCSLELGGNNPLVVLGDADVDEVARGAVQACFSNAGQLCLSAERVYVVESAYEEFLDAFVRETEALTLGTGYDYDADLGSLVDADQLARVESHVEDARERGATVETGGRARPDVAPYCYEPTVLTGVDPDATVACEETFGPVAAVTPVPDAGAAVAAANDSPYGLNASVWTADRERGAEIAREIDCGTVNVNDAFLATWGAVDAPMGGFGDSGLGRRHGSEGLQRYTETRTVGVCRVGPLTFPDRIPTDWFVRGAFAGLRIARGAQRGVDAIRRRLSRR; encoded by the coding sequence ATGTCCTCGACGGACCCCCCTACCGCGGTCGGCGACGCCCCGACGCTCTCGGCCCGCCGGCTCGACGGCCTCGGCGACCGCGTGGCGCGCTCCCGGCCCGCGAACGACGGCGACGGCGACGAAGCTGACGGCGGCGACACCGGCGACGGCGACACCGAACGCGACGCGATCGACGTGTTCGCCCCGGCGACGGACGAGCGGATCGGGAGGGTTCCGGCCTGCGACGCCGCAGACGTCGAGCGCGCGGTAGAGCGCGCTCGGGAGGCGCAGGCGGCGTGGGCCGAGACGCCGGTGACGGAGCGCGCCCGGATCGTCGACCGGTTCGGCGACCTCGTCGCGGACCGGCGCGAGGAGCTGCTCGACGTGCTCCAGTTGGAGACCGGGAAGTCGCGGCGCACCGCGGTCGAGGAGCTGTTCGACGTGCCGACCGGCTGCTCGTACGTCGCGCGCGAAGCGCCCGACGCGCTCGCCGAGGAGCGCCGCCGCGGGGTCGCGCCCGGGATCACGACCGCGACGGTCACCCGCGAGCCGGTCGGCGTCGTTGGCGTGATCTCGCCGTGGAACTACCCGCTCACGCTGTCGATGGCGGACGCGATCCCCGCGCTGGCCGCGGGCAACGCGGTGGTCCTCAAGCCCGACGAGAAGACGCCGTACGGGGCGCTGCTGCTGTCTGAACTGCTCGAAGTCGCCGGCCTCCCGGACGACCTCTTTCAGGTGGTCACGGGCGAGGGACCGACCGTCGGCCCGCCGCTCGTCGACGCCGTCGACTACGTCGCGTTCACCGGCAGCACGGCGACCGGCCGGATCATCGCGGAGCGCGCGGGGCGGAACCTGATCGGCTGCTCGCTGGAGCTCGGCGGCAACAACCCCCTCGTCGTGCTCGGGGACGCCGACGTCGACGAGGTCGCGCGCGGCGCGGTTCAGGCCTGCTTCTCGAACGCGGGGCAACTCTGCCTCTCCGCCGAGCGGGTCTACGTCGTCGAGTCCGCGTACGAGGAGTTCCTCGACGCGTTCGTCCGCGAGACCGAGGCGCTGACGCTCGGGACGGGCTACGACTACGACGCCGACCTCGGGTCGCTCGTCGACGCCGACCAGCTGGCCCGGGTCGAGTCGCACGTCGAGGACGCCCGCGAGCGCGGCGCGACCGTCGAGACCGGCGGGCGCGCCCGTCCGGACGTCGCCCCGTACTGCTACGAGCCGACGGTGCTGACCGGCGTCGACCCGGACGCGACGGTCGCCTGCGAGGAGACGTTCGGGCCCGTGGCGGCGGTGACGCCGGTCCCGGACGCCGGGGCCGCGGTCGCGGCCGCCAACGACTCGCCGTACGGGCTGAACGCGAGCGTCTGGACCGCCGACCGGGAGCGGGGCGCGGAGATCGCCCGCGAGATCGACTGCGGCACGGTGAACGTCAACGACGCGTTCCTCGCCACGTGGGGCGCGGTCGACGCGCCGATGGGCGGGTTCGGCGACTCGGGGCTGGGCCGGCGACACGGGTCGGAGGGGCTTCAGCGGTACACGGAGACGCGGACGGTCGGCGTCTGCCGGGTCGGACCGCTGACGTTCCCGGACCGGATCCCGACCGACTGGTTCGTTCGCGGCGCGTTCGCCGGGTTGCGGATCGCTCGCGGGGCGCAGCGGGGCGTCGACGCGATCCGGCGACGCCTGTCGCGTCGCTAG
- a CDS encoding NAD(P)/FAD-dependent oxidoreductase, with the protein MTNVAIVGGGPAGLSAGLFASKNGLDTVLFDTDGTWMHKAHLFNYLGVGSVGGSEFMATARQQVDDFGVDRHQGEEVTDVEDAGDGFTVTTEEGEYDADYVVLATGANRDLAESLGCEFDDDDTVSVNLSTETSVDGVYATGAMARAEEWQAVISTGDGAAAALDILSNEKGEHYHDFDVPDTASSVFGDLIDDGE; encoded by the coding sequence ATGACGAACGTCGCAATCGTCGGCGGTGGACCCGCCGGACTGAGCGCCGGACTGTTCGCGAGCAAGAACGGACTCGACACCGTCCTCTTCGACACGGACGGAACGTGGATGCACAAGGCACACCTGTTCAACTACCTCGGCGTCGGCTCCGTCGGCGGCAGCGAGTTCATGGCGACCGCCCGCCAGCAGGTGGACGACTTCGGCGTCGACCGCCATCAGGGCGAGGAGGTCACCGACGTGGAGGACGCCGGCGACGGCTTCACCGTGACGACCGAGGAGGGCGAGTACGACGCCGACTACGTCGTCCTCGCGACGGGCGCGAACCGCGACCTCGCCGAGTCGCTCGGCTGCGAGTTCGACGACGACGACACCGTCAGCGTCAACCTCTCGACGGAGACCAGCGTCGACGGCGTCTACGCGACCGGCGCGATGGCCCGCGCCGAGGAGTGGCAGGCGGTCATCTCGACGGGCGACGGAGCCGCGGCCGCGCTCGACATCCTCTCGAACGAGAAGGGCGAGCACTACCACGACTTCGACGTCCCGGACACCGCGTCCTCCGTGTTCGGCGACCTGATCGACGACGGCGAGTAA